TACATCTGAGTGCTGTGtatgttcctcttcctctctcttgcaGTATCTCTCCATGCATACTGCCTTCTGCATTTTCTCTTCAGCATCTGTAATGCCTCTCTGAAGTTGCATCAAAGATGGATAAATTACAGCTGGTAAACAATGGCAACACTGAATCAGGGGACAGGTGCAATGTGGAGCAACTATATCACCACAAAGCTAGATCAATCACTTGGAaacgttaaattttaccatagAACTCTCTGATACTTGCTTTTCTTTCATGAATAGACATGGTTGTCGTGCCATCGACATGAACCTACCACAGAGAAAATCTTGGGGTCAGATATCCATACACATAAAAGTTTTGGACATGCTGCCAATgaatcgaaaaggaaaaaacttttCATGCCTTATAAATAAGAATTCTTAAGAACCCAAGGGCACCAGCAAGGTGGCAGTCTGTCCATTGCACAAGAAAAAGCAACAGATGTGCAGCTGCACTATATGACAATCTCATTTGAAGACACGCACCATCACAATCCCTTGGAAAATCTGAAGCCCTGCGCGGCATTTGCAGAGTAAAGATCTCCCCAAAAAAGACATTCCAGACATGCATGCAGAGCGGGCACACATTCCAAACTGGTGAAGTTAACAGCTCAAGCAGGCAATTGTGTAAGAATTCCATAGAGAACAAAAAATGGGAATCAATCACAAATCTGAAAGCCTTAAGAACAGATAAACATGAGCTGAAGGAAGCTCATTTCCACTTTCTAACAAGTTTTTCTTTCCCCCAACCACTGCAGATTAACAGTCGGGTAAGACCAGGTAAGCGGAAACATTAACTTCGCATTGCAAAGACAGGCACCGTACATTAGCAATACCCAAGTGACTTCCTTCAGAAAAAACTAAATTAGCGATTGACAGTGCACTGTccaataattgaaaaattatgctAACTTCATCCTTCAGAAAACGAAAACGAGACGCAACAAACTTCAGAAGCAAAAGGCAAGGAACAAATTCAAACAGGACCAGCAATTATCAGCAAGCGAAATCAGAGCCCAGATGCAACAGAGAACTGAACTCACCTACCCATTTGCCAGCTCAACAAACAAAATTGCGACCAAAAATCAGAAATCAAGACTGAAGAAGCAGATGATCGAACGCCAAATGCGAAGCTCACTCACAGTGTATTGGCGTGCTGGATATCAGCTTCCAGCACCTTGACAGAGTCCTTGAAGGACTTGCGCATCGACCCCATGTACATCTCCTTCCTACT
The sequence above is drawn from the Rhodamnia argentea isolate NSW1041297 chromosome 9, ASM2092103v1, whole genome shotgun sequence genome and encodes:
- the LOC115739716 gene encoding E3 ubiquitin-protein ligase AIRP2-like isoform X2, producing the protein MYMGSMRKSFKDSVKVLEADIQHANTLASDFPRDCDGACLQMRLSYSAAAHLLLFLVQWTDCHLAGALGFLRILIYKVHVDGTTTMSIHERKASIREFYAVIYPSLMQLQRGITDAEEKMQKAVCMERYCKREEEEHTQHSDVDTEREDECGICMELNSKIVLPNCNHAMCLKCYRDWRMRSQSCPFCRDSLKRVDSGDLWVLTDTRDIVDMQTVTRENLRSLFMYIDKLPVIIPDTLFDTYDSHLR
- the LOC115739716 gene encoding E3 ubiquitin-protein ligase AIRP2-like isoform X1, whose translation is MEFLHNCLLELLTSPVWNVCPLCMHVWNVFFGEIFTLQMPRRASDFPRDCDGACLQMRLSYSAAAHLLLFLVQWTDCHLAGALGFLRILIYKVHVDGTTTMSIHERKASIREFYAVIYPSLMQLQRGITDAEEKMQKAVCMERYCKREEEEHTQHSDVDTEREDECGICMELNSKIVLPNCNHAMCLKCYRDWRMRSQSCPFCRDSLKRVDSGDLWVLTDTRDIVDMQTVTRENLRSLFMYIDKLPVIIPDTLFDTYDSHLR